A stretch of DNA from Candidatus Hydrogenedentota bacterium:
GTCGGACGGACGCCGGTCTTCAGCCGGTAGGACGACTTGAGCTCCTTCAACGGACTCGTCCGATCCTTGGGATCGGTGTGGCCGTACACGGCGTAGACCGGAAAGCCGTCGGCCGCGTAGCCGACCAGCGTCATCCGGTCGCGCGTGGCATTGTCGATCAGTCCGGTCGGAAGTCCGTGATAATGGTACGAACCGTCCGGCTGCACGTGGGCGTGGTGTTGGTCCACGCCGAGGTTGATTCGCCCGGAAAGCGCCTCGTAATTCCAGCCGGAATTGGGGTCGCGGTTCCAAAACTCGGCTGTGCCGGGATCGAACGGGACCCCATTGAGCGCAACGCCGAACGGCATACGCCGGAGAGGTGTGACCCGCTCGGCGATTTGCGGCCTTGCCGGCACGCGATAGGTATGCTGCTGCGGCGCGATGGTGTTGGGGTTTCCCCGATTCGGGAATTGTCCCGTGGGATGGTTCGGAATTCCGTTCGATTGGATGTAGCGGTAGTCGCCCTGAACGGTAATCGAAACGTGCGGCTCGACGTTACCCTCGGCGGCGTATGCCGCCATACAACCGATGATGGCCAAGCCCGCAATCCACTGTGCCCGCATTCGCATCGTCCGATCTCCCTTGTTCTGTTGTTGCCCAGCGTAATCGATTTTTGTGAACGCGACATGCACAGATTCATGACAAAAACGTAATCCGATTTACGGTGGCGTGGCCCGCGACCTTGCAACGGTGAGGAGATTGCTTCCACAATGCGAACCGCGTCACTCGAGGAGTTTCCATGACTTGTATCTTGATAACGCTTGCGGTGGCATTGTGCGCCGAGCCGACGTTTTCGTTGGACAATGGCGCGATCCGAATCGAGGTCGAACCGCGGTTGTTTGCGGTGCGGTTCGTCGGGTTTGCGGGGAAGCAAAACTTTGTTGAGTCGCTTTCCGTCGATGAGGCCGTGGCGGCGGGGACGGATTGGGCGGACGCTGGGGGACTGCATACGGACGTGATTCCCTATACGGACAAGGACGCAGCGGTACGGCGCGGACCGGCGGAGGTGGTGGAGGTCAGGAATGATTACATCGCGATGTTGGGGCCGCCGTCGGAGGCGAGCGGAGTCCGCGTGAAGAAGGAAATTCAACTGGATGCGAGCGCGCCGCGGGCGCAGTTTCGCGTTACCGTGCAGCGGGCGGGTGCGGAGCCATCCACGTTTGCATTGCGGAATACGGTGCGGCTACCGGTGAAGAGCACGGTGCGGCTGGAGCGGACGGACGGTGACATTCGCGTATTGGCGGGCGCTGACGAGCTGGTCGGCGTTGTGAAGTCGCGGCGGTATTGGTTGGTTCCCGTTCCGCCGACGCGGGCGTTGCGGGGCGTGGTGCTGGGTGCGCAAGCACCGCGAATGATCGTCGCCAACGATTCGGGCACGTGGACGCGGACGCTGGTGAATCCGCCAGTAGACAAATCGAAAGTGCCGAATGAAAGCACCTTCCTTTGCGTGTTGGATTCGGGGTCGGGGAGTTACGGCGCGGCGTTGCAGGGCGCACTCGCGCAAGTGAAGACGGGGGAGTTCGTGACGATCGAGGAGGAGTGGACTTTTGAGAAGCGGGGAAAGTGATGAATGCAACGAGAGGAAGTCAGGAAGCTGGGAAGCAAGAAGACGAATCGATCGGCAATGAAGGGGGAAAGCAGCGCTTTTCAAGCGGCGTTCGAGGACGAGCCGCCGTTGGAGTACGTTCCCAAACGGAAATCTGGGAACGAGAAGAATAGACCGAGTACGATGACGAGCAAAAGCACGAGCACGTGGCGCAGCCGACCGTAAGACGCTCTAATTCCCTTGATACAGCGGGATGCTCGATCCGCACTGCTGCACCGGATCGATCTTGTCGTATTCTTCCTTGGCGACGCTGGGGCCTTGGCGCGTGCATTCCTTGTTGAAGATGTCGCGCAGGGCGTTGCCGATATCGACCGCCGTCATGCGTTCGATGTGCATCCGCTGGAGCGCATGCGTCGGCTTGCCGTCTTTGAACAATACGATGTTCGGCGACGACGGAGGAATCTGCGGCATGAATTCGCGGGCGCGCTGGGTCGCCTCGCGGTCGACGCCGGCGAACACCGTGACGAGGTGATCGGGGATGAGGTCGTTTTGCAGCGCCAGCATGACGCCGGGCCTGCAGCCGCCCGCGGCGCAGCCGCACACGGAGTTGATCACGAGCAAGGTCGTACCCTTCGTGTCCGGGCCGAGCACCGCGTCTACCTCTTCGGGGGTGGTCAGCGGCCGAATCCCAACGGCGGCCAGTTCTTCCCACATTGGCCGCACGGCCTCGGGATCGTACAGGGGTGGCATGAACGAGAATCCTCCTCACACTTGTGGTCTGGCGTTTGCCGTGTCACTCTCAGACCGAAACTCTCGAAGCCCGCCCCAGTATTCCCGGATCAGGCGGGCATCTCGCGGGGCGTGGCGGGGCCATTTTCCGGGAGAGCGAGCCTCGCGTCAAGTTTGTCGCCGGACGCCATCATTTCGTCCCAGGTGACGGTCCGTTGCCCGTACGCCGCCATCCTGCCGAGAATTGCCGCCAGGTTGCTTTCAGCGCTGATCCGAACGTTGTTCAGGGGCTGTCCGGACGCGATGGCCGCGCAGAACGCCTTGATGTTGCAGACGGCGCCTTCCTCGTAAATGCGGTCGGTCTTTCCGCCGGGCCAGCCGCCGCGTTTGCTTTTGATGAAAACGTCGCCGCCATAGTGCGTTTCGACGGTCCCTTCGGTGCAGAAAATGCGGTCGCAAAGGTCGTCGAACCCGTAGTTAAACTGGGTCGAGCTGAAGTCGATCAGCACGTCGCCGGGATACCGGAACGTGACGACGAAGTGGTCCCAGCAATCGCCGACATCCACACGGGCCTTGCGGCCACCCGAACCCCAGGCCGCGATGGGGTGCGCGTTCAGAATCCAGTTCGCCACGTCGATAACGTGGATATTCTGTTCGACGATGATGTCGCCCGAGAGCGCCTTGTCGAACACCCAATTCCTAAGCCGGGCAGTTTCGGTACCGGGCTTGGCTTTCAGGCCAAGCCGCCCGGTGTGGTAGAAGACCTGACCGCAGACCGGACTGCCAATCGCACCGCTGTGGACCTTCGCGATGGCTTCTTTGTACAGGTCGTTGCTGCGCGTCTGAAAGTCGACGAGAATGGACAGTTTGCCGCCGGCCTTGTCCGCGGCTTCCACAATCGCATTGCAGCCCGCGACATCGACCGCGATGGGCTTAGCAAGAAACACGTGCTTTCCGGCCTCGAGCGCCGCGATGGCGTGTTCGGGATGAAAGTAGGGGGGACTGATCACCGCGACGGCATCGACGCCGCCGGAGGCGAGCAGTTCCTTGTACCCGTTGAGACCGACGTAGCGTTTGTCGGCGGGCACGCCCAGCTTGCCGCCGGCCGAATCCGCCATGTCCTGAAAATAATCGTGTACGGCCACGACGCGCGCGTTCGCGTGCTTTTGAAACAGGTTTCCAATCCACGCGCCGCGTCCGCCGCACCCCAACAAGCCGATCTGAAGCGCGGAATTCGCGTCCGAGGCCAGCGCGGTGCGCGACGACGCGATCGCGAACGCCGCGGACGATGCGGTTTGGACAAAGCGCCGTCGAGTGAGCGAGTGTCTCATACGTCCCCCTTTACCGGTCTACGGGATGGAATTCCCCCTCCACCCCCGAGGATGAATGATATCCGCAAACCGGCACGCATTACATGTCGCACGGAGAAACGCGGCGCGAGCGGCGACGCGACGATTGTTACTGTATGTAGGCGTCGGCCTCGATCTCGACCAGCATTTCGGGATCGATCAGTTTCGACACTTCCACGATCGTCGTCGCGGGGCGCACTTCGCCGAAATACTCGCCGTGCGCCCGGCCAACGGCTTCCCACTGCGACACGTCCGTCAGGTACATCCGCGTCCGGTACACGTCGCTCATTTTGGCGCCGGCCTTGGCGAGCGCCCCCTCGATTATCTCGAGGCACCGCTTCGTCTGCGCATATGGATCGCCAGGGCCGACCACTTTGCCGTCCGGGCCCGACGGCGCCGTGCCCGATACGTGCACCTCGTTGCCAATTTTCACCGCGCGCGAATAGCCGATTATTGGCTCCCACCTCGACCCTGCCGGAATTAACGTACGTTCCATCGCTCCCTCCCGTTAGCCTGATTTTCGGCTATTTGGACAACAAACTTGGCCTTCATGTTAGACCGCAAAAGAAAAGCGGCCCCAAAGGACCGCCTGAAGAGCAAAAGTGGTGCGCGGAGGGAGACTTGAACTCCCATCCCCTTTCGGGGACCAGATCCTTAGTCTGGCGTGTCTGCCAGTTCCACCATCCGCGCAGGACAACACTTATTTTACCGGCTTCGCTTCGTCCAATGCAATTGCGCGAATCATCCCCTTCGGGGTGGGACCGCGGAGGCGATTCGCTCGAAGCATTCGATTGGCAAGCGCACGCGCCCCATCTCGGCGCGGCCCTTGGCTTCGCCGTGGCAGTCGGAACCGCCCGTCACGAGGAGGCCGCGGTCGCGAGCGATCTGCAGGAACATATCCGTCTGGCCGGGCGAATGCTTGGAGTGATAACACTCGATTCCGTCGAACGGGTATTCGAGCAGTGCGAGAAGTTTTCGACGCGGCGCGCCGATTCCGGGATGCGCGAGAAAGGCGAGGCCGCCCGCTGCGTGGATAAGATCGATCGCCTCGGAACAGGCCAGTTTCACCTGGCCCACGTAACCCGGCTTGCCCGGCTTGAGATATTTGTCGAACGCCTGCTGCACGTCCTTCGCGTGCCCGGCGGCGTGCAACGCGCGCGCGACGTGCATCCGCCCGACGACGCCTTCGCGCGCGGTGTCTTCCAACTCGAGCGACATGCCCCGGGCCGCGAGCCGTTCGAGCATGCGCGCCGTCCGCGTTACGCGCGCCACCCGCATTCGATCGAGCGCTGCGCAAAGCGGGGGAGAGGCAACATCGATTCCGAGACCGATCACGTGGATGTCGCCGCCGTCGAATTTCGCGCTCAATTCGGTCCCGGTGAGAAATGCGATGCCTGTGCGTTGCGCCGCGTCGCGCGCCAACGGGACGCCGTCGACCGTGTCGTGATCGGTGATCGCCAGGCCGGCTATGCCGAGTTCGGCCGCGCGTTCCACCACGCGTTCCGGCGTATCCGTGCCATCAGAATAGGTGGTGTGTAGATGCAGATCGGCGTAACGCACGCCCGGGGTCACTTGTCCTTCAACCGATCGAGCACCGCGTTCACGAAGGCCGCGGACTCGTCCGTCGTGAATTGGCGCACGACTTCGATCGCTTCGTTGATCGCAACGTTCGCGGGCACCCCGTTGCCGTGGCGCATCTCGAATAGCGCGACGCGCAGCACGTTGCGCTCGATGCGCCCTACGCGGTCCGGCGTCCATCGATCCAACGCGGTATCAATCTCCGCGTCCAACTCCGCGCGCCGCTCCATCACGCCCGCGATCAGGGCGTCCGCGTATTGGCGCACCGGCGGGCGCGAGGGGTTTGCCGCCCAGAAAGATTCGAGCGAGTCCTGCCACGGGTATCCCGTGAACTCCAAGCCGAACATAAACTGCATTGCGCGCTCGCGCGCGGACCGGCGCACCTTGGGACTGATAGCGCTCATAGTCGGATGCCCACACGGGGACAGTCCCCAATTTCGCGGTGACCCGCCGCAATAAGCACAATCGCGCAGTGCGAAATGGGGTACAGTCCCTTGCTCACAACTGCTCCATCAGGTTCGCCATTTCGATCGCCGCCATCGCCGCGTCGAAGCCTTTGTTGCCGGACTTCGTCCCCGCACGCTCGACAGCCTGCTCGATCGTGTCCGTCGTCAGCACACCGAAAATCACCGGCACACCAGTATCCATTGAAGCCTGTGCAATACCTCTCGATGCGTTGCCGGCCACGTAGTCAAAATGCGCCGTTGCGCCGCGAATCACCGCACCCAACGCGACCACCGCGTCGTACTTCTTCGATGCCGCAAGCTTCTTCGCCACAACGGGAATCTCGTGGGAGCCCGGTGCCCAAACAACGGTAACCTCGTCGTCCTTGACGCCGTGGCGCTTCAGTCCATCCAGCGCGCCTTCAAGCAGCTTTTCGGAAATGAAGGCATTGAAGCGCGATACGACGATGGCGAACTTCTTGCCTTTTGATATTAATGTACCTTCAATTACCGTTGGCACGAATAAGACTCCTCTAGGCCAATAAATGGCCCAACTTTTCCATCTTCGTCTTCAAGTACCGTTCATTGACCTCATTCGGTGTGATAATTAACGGCACACGCCCGGTGACTTCCAAGCCGTGGGCTTCGAGACCAACTCGCTTGCTGGGATTGTTCGTGATCAATCGCATGCGGTGGACGCCGATATCGGTTAGAATCTGCGCGCCGATTCCGTAGTCGCGGGGATCGGGGCGGAATCCGAGGTGGAGGTTTGCCTCGACGGTGTCGAGGCCCTTGTCCTGTAACTCGTACGCGCGAATCTTATTGACGAGTCCGATGCCGCGGCCTTCCTGGCGCATGTAGAGCAGAACTCCGCGGCCTTCCGCGGCGATCATGCGCAGCGCTTCGTCGAGCTGTCTGCCGCAGTCGCAGCGCAGCGACCCGAACACGTCGCCGGTGAGACACTCCGAGTGGACGCGCACGAGCACTTCGTCCGCGGGCGTGATATCGCCGAGCACCAGCGCGACGTGATGGTAGTCGTCCACCGTGGTTTCATATGCGACGAGGCGGAACGGCCCGAAATCGGTCGGCAGTGACGTTTCCGCGACGCGCTTCACGAGCTTCTCGTGACGCCGCCGGTACTCGATGATGCGCTCGACGGAACAGATTTTGACGCCGTGTTTCTTCGCGAACATTTCGAGGTCCGGCATGCGCGCCATGGTGCCGTCGTCCCTCATGACTTCGCAGATCACCGCGGACGGGTTCAGCCCTGCCATCCGGGCGAGGTCGAGCGAGCCCTCCGTCTGTCCCGCGCGCACAATCGCGCCGCCGCTTCGGGCGCGCAAGGTGTGTACGTGTCCCGGCGAGACGATATCGTCGGGTTTTGACGCGGGGTCGATGGCGACGTGGATCGTATGCGCGCGGTCAAACGCGCTGATACCCGTGGTTACGCCACTGGCGGCTTCGATAGGCGTGTGAAACGCGGTGCCGAACTTCGAGCGGTTGTCCTTCGTCACGGGTTCCAAACCGAGGAAGTCGATGCGCTCCGGCGTGAGCACGAGGCACACCAGTCCGCGCCCGTGCGTGATCATAAAGTTGACCGCCTGCGGCGATATCTTCTCGGCAGCGATGACAAGGTCGCCCTCGTTCTCCCGGTCCTCGTCGTCGACGAGAATGATCATGCGCCCCGCGCGCAACTCGTCGAGCGCGTCTTCAACCGAACACAATGCCGATTCGTTTCTCATGCGTGGGTCTCTTTATGCGAATCCGTGACGTTTGAGTTTGTCGATCGTCAAGCCGCCGCCGGACATGTTCTTCATGAATTGAAAGATGTGTTTCGCCAGCATATCGGCTTCCATGTTCACCGGGTCGCCGGGCCGCTTGCTGCTCAACGTCGTCTTTTGCAGCGTCGCGGGAATGACGGCGACGTCGAACTCGTCGCCGACGGGGTCGACCACGGTGAGGCTGATTCCATCGATCGCAATCGAACCCTTCTGCACAAGATAGCGCGCCACTTCCGTCGGCGCTTGAAATCGCCACAGCGAGAACTCGCCCTGCGGCTTCACCGAACGCACGCGCCCGACACCGTCGACGTGTCCCTGCACAAAGTGCCCGCCCATGCGCATTCCCGCCGCAAGCGCGCGTTCGAGATTCACCGCGTCGCCCGGCTTGAGATTGCCGAGTGTCGTGCGCTTATACGTCTCCGGCGACACCTGCACGACGAAGCTCTCCGCGTTGAAGGACACGACCGTTAGGCACGTGCCGTTTACGGCGATGCTGTCGCCCTCGCGCGCGCCCTCGAGCACGGACTTCGCCAGAATCGTAATGTCCGATCCCGAACGCCGCGATACCGCGCCAACCTCTTCTATGATTCCCGTGAACATCTGGTGCTCTTTCTTGCATAGGCCCTATAGGTCATATGGGACCTATAAAGATCGTTCCTGCTTTACATACGCCTCAATCAAAATATCCTCGCCAATGCTTCGCGCCGTCATGCGTTCGAGCTGCACGGCGTCCGCCATGCGCGCCGCGCCGTCGCCTTCGACGGCAGTGATGGCGTCGCGCCCGCCGATGATCTTCGGCGCGACAAAGAACATCACCTTGTCCACGATGCCCGCCGCGAACGCGGACGCGTGCGTAGTGCCGCCGCCTTCGATGAGGACGGACATTACCTCGCGCTTGGCCAGTTCGCGCATCAGGGCGACAAGGTCGATCCCGCCCGGCCCGTCCGGTACGTAGATGATTTCGTCCGCGCCATCGAAGGCTTGCCCAACGGGCAACGCGACCCACGTCGGCGCGGGGCTGTCTTGGTTGAACACGCGGCGGTCCGCGGCGAGGTATTCGTCGGCATCGACAATGACGCGAATAGGGTCTTTCGCGCCTGTGTCGAGCCGTGCGGTCAAGCTGGGATCGTCGATCATTACCGTCCGGCTGCCGACGAGTATCGCGTCCACCTCGTTGCGCAATTCATGGACGTAACGGCGCGACGCCTCGCCGGTTACCCAGCGCGAATCGCCCGTGCGCGTCGCGATCTTGCCGTCGAGCGACATGCCGCACTTCGCGATCACAAAAGGCATCTTCCGCGTTACATATTTCACAAACGCTTCATTCAACGTTTGCGCTTCCGGTTCGAGCACGCCCACGGCGACGTCAATCCCCGCGTCGCGCAACGCGGCGATGCCGCCGCCGCAAACCAGTGGATTTGGATCGCGCATCGCCACGACGACCCGTTCCGGCTTGTGACGAACGATGAGATCGGAGCAGGGGGGAGTCTTGCCCTCGTGGCAACACGGTTCGAGCGTCACGTACATTGTGGCCCC
This window harbors:
- a CDS encoding YHYH protein yields the protein MRMRAQWIAGLAIIGCMAAYAAEGNVEPHVSITVQGDYRYIQSNGIPNHPTGQFPNRGNPNTIAPQQHTYRVPARPQIAERVTPLRRMPFGVALNGVPFDPGTAEFWNRDPNSGWNYEALSGRINLGVDQHHAHVQPDGSYHYHGLPTGLIDNATRDRMTLVGYAADGFPVYAVYGHTDPKDRTSPLKELKSSYRLKTGVRPTGPGGAYDGTFVEDYEYVAGSGDLDECNGRFGVTPEYPEGTYHYFITQQFPFIPRAFKGTPDPSFFRRGPGPGMGPRRGGPGTGGFPPGPPRRLPPPPYGGYPPPPPPR
- a CDS encoding PHP domain-containing protein — translated: MRYADLHLHTTYSDGTDTPERVVERAAELGIAGLAITDHDTVDGVPLARDAAQRTGIAFLTGTELSAKFDGGDIHVIGLGIDVASPPLCAALDRMRVARVTRTARMLERLAARGMSLELEDTAREGVVGRMHVARALHAAGHAKDVQQAFDKYLKPGKPGYVGQVKLACSEAIDLIHAAGGLAFLAHPGIGAPRRKLLALLEYPFDGIECYHSKHSPGQTDMFLQIARDRGLLVTGGSDCHGEAKGRAEMGRVRLPIECFERIASAVPPRRG
- a CDS encoding RidA family protein, with translation MERTLIPAGSRWEPIIGYSRAVKIGNEVHVSGTAPSGPDGKVVGPGDPYAQTKRCLEIIEGALAKAGAKMSDVYRTRMYLTDVSQWEAVGRAHGEYFGEVRPATTIVEVSKLIDPEMLVEIEADAYIQ
- a CDS encoding 6,7-dimethyl-8-ribityllumazine synthase, whose product is MPTVIEGTLISKGKKFAIVVSRFNAFISEKLLEGALDGLKRHGVKDDEVTVVWAPGSHEIPVVAKKLAASKKYDAVVALGAVIRGATAHFDYVAGNASRGIAQASMDTGVPVIFGVLTTDTIEQAVERAGTKSGNKGFDAAMAAIEMANLMEQL
- a CDS encoding riboflavin synthase, with the translated sequence MFTGIIEEVGAVSRRSGSDITILAKSVLEGAREGDSIAVNGTCLTVVSFNAESFVVQVSPETYKRTTLGNLKPGDAVNLERALAAGMRMGGHFVQGHVDGVGRVRSVKPQGEFSLWRFQAPTEVARYLVQKGSIAIDGISLTVVDPVGDEFDVAVIPATLQKTTLSSKRPGDPVNMEADMLAKHIFQFMKNMSGGGLTIDKLKRHGFA
- the ribD gene encoding bifunctional diaminohydroxyphosphoribosylaminopyrimidine deaminase/5-amino-6-(5-phosphoribosylamino)uracil reductase RibD, which codes for MAASIHARATVDAETDRRHMRRALELAVKGKGRTSPNPMVGCVVVRDGRIVGEGYHERAGAPHAEVNAIRAAGGDIAGATMYVTLEPCCHEGKTPPCSDLIVRHKPERVVVAMRDPNPLVCGGGIAALRDAGIDVAVGVLEPEAQTLNEAFVKYVTRKMPFVIAKCGMSLDGKIATRTGDSRWVTGEASRRYVHELRNEVDAILVGSRTVMIDDPSLTARLDTGAKDPIRVIVDADEYLAADRRVFNQDSPAPTWVALPVGQAFDGADEIIYVPDGPGGIDLVALMRELAKREVMSVLIEGGGTTHASAFAAGIVDKVMFFVAPKIIGGRDAITAVEGDGAARMADAVQLERMTARSIGEDILIEAYVKQERSL
- the nusB gene encoding transcription antitermination factor NusB, with amino-acid sequence MSAISPKVRRSARERAMQFMFGLEFTGYPWQDSLESFWAANPSRPPVRQYADALIAGVMERRAELDAEIDTALDRWTPDRVGRIERNVLRVALFEMRHGNGVPANVAINEAIEVVRQFTTDESAAFVNAVLDRLKDK
- a CDS encoding bifunctional 3,4-dihydroxy-2-butanone-4-phosphate synthase/GTP cyclohydrolase II — translated: MRNESALCSVEDALDELRAGRMIILVDDEDRENEGDLVIAAEKISPQAVNFMITHGRGLVCLVLTPERIDFLGLEPVTKDNRSKFGTAFHTPIEAASGVTTGISAFDRAHTIHVAIDPASKPDDIVSPGHVHTLRARSGGAIVRAGQTEGSLDLARMAGLNPSAVICEVMRDDGTMARMPDLEMFAKKHGVKICSVERIIEYRRRHEKLVKRVAETSLPTDFGPFRLVAYETTVDDYHHVALVLGDITPADEVLVRVHSECLTGDVFGSLRCDCGRQLDEALRMIAAEGRGVLLYMRQEGRGIGLVNKIRAYELQDKGLDTVEANLHLGFRPDPRDYGIGAQILTDIGVHRMRLITNNPSKRVGLEAHGLEVTGRVPLIITPNEVNERYLKTKMEKLGHLLA
- a CDS encoding BrxA/BrxB family bacilliredoxin, which gives rise to MPPLYDPEAVRPMWEELAAVGIRPLTTPEEVDAVLGPDTKGTTLLVINSVCGCAAGGCRPGVMLALQNDLIPDHLVTVFAGVDREATQRAREFMPQIPPSSPNIVLFKDGKPTHALQRMHIERMTAVDIGNALRDIFNKECTRQGPSVAKEEYDKIDPVQQCGSSIPLYQGN
- a CDS encoding Gfo/Idh/MocA family oxidoreductase — encoded protein: MRHSLTRRRFVQTASSAAFAIASSRTALASDANSALQIGLLGCGGRGAWIGNLFQKHANARVVAVHDYFQDMADSAGGKLGVPADKRYVGLNGYKELLASGGVDAVAVISPPYFHPEHAIAALEAGKHVFLAKPIAVDVAGCNAIVEAADKAGGKLSILVDFQTRSNDLYKEAIAKVHSGAIGSPVCGQVFYHTGRLGLKAKPGTETARLRNWVFDKALSGDIIVEQNIHVIDVANWILNAHPIAAWGSGGRKARVDVGDCWDHFVVTFRYPGDVLIDFSSTQFNYGFDDLCDRIFCTEGTVETHYGGDVFIKSKRGGWPGGKTDRIYEEGAVCNIKAFCAAIASGQPLNNVRISAESNLAAILGRMAAYGQRTVTWDEMMASGDKLDARLALPENGPATPREMPA